The following coding sequences lie in one Maylandia zebra isolate NMK-2024a linkage group LG14, Mzebra_GT3a, whole genome shotgun sequence genomic window:
- the LOC105940686 gene encoding uncharacterized protein LOC105940686 isoform X2: protein MLVCAIAVVLRSEKVAYRCVFRCQEKQLLSNGVADIHTDHFGFAYGTANIMCPLPSGCETPSSIAVTSADASSTSTNDPNQEFLEVKNQQEKTESFPYNFTVCISTMFDFTNVLQLVQSLEMLQLLGVNRVVVYKTSCSPETQRILDYYTQKGLLEVIPWSLSRYVNVSRGWLPEHGPGELHYFGQIPALNDCLYRYMYQSRYVALHDIDELILPQKVVSWVELLPLLENKYGANKCYMFENNVFPINIMLAPPASQSLPPQTDWKNVTGVNILAHLYQEPIIEETHYNNFKIIVNPRAVFSTTVHGVLKSQHGCSWIDRNIARMYHTRFPRQPNLAEDKLIYDGRLLSYSAHFTPAVNKVLRETGFLPEHSTQ, encoded by the exons GTTTGTGCCATTGCAGTGGTGCTGCGGAGTGAGAAGGTGGCCTATCGCTGTGTCTTTCGTTGCCAGGAAAAGCAGCTTCTCTCTAATGGTGTGGCCGACATCCACACTGATCACTTTGGTTTTGCCTATGGGACAGCAAACATCATGTGCCCCCTCCCCTCAGGCTGTGAGACACCATCTTCTATTGCCGTGACCTCCGCTGATGCCAGCTCTACAAGTACAA ATGATCCCAACCAAGAGTTTTTAGAGGTGAAGAACCAGCAGGAGAAGACAGAATCTTTTCCTTACAACTTCACCGTCTGCATCTCCACCATGTTTGATTTTACCAACGTGCTGCAG CTGGTACAGAGTCTTGAGATGCTGCAGTTACTGGGAGTGAACAGAGTGGTTGTCTATAAAACCAGCTGTAGTCCTGAAACGCAACGAATACTGGACTACTACACACAAAAAG GTTTACTGGAGGTGATTCCTTGGTCTCTGTCCAGATATGTGAACGTGTCTCGTGGCTGGCTGCCTGAACATGGTCCCGGTGAACTTCACTACTTTGGTCAGATTCCTGCTCTCAATGACTGCCTTTACAGATACATGTACCAGTCCAGATATGTGGCTCTACATGATATAGATGAGCTCATACTGCCCCAGAAAGTCGtcag CTGGGTAGAGTTGTTGCCGCTGCTGGAGAACAAATATGGTGCCAACAAGTGCTACATGTTTGAAAATAACGTGTTCCCCATCAATATCATGTTGGCTCCTCCAGCATCCCAAAGTCTGCCACCACAGACTGACTGGAAGAATGTCACTGGTGTGAACATTTTGGCTCACCTGTACCAAGAACCAATCATTGAGGAGACTCATTACAATAACTTCAAGATCATTGTCAACCCTCGAGCAGTGTTTTCCACAACTGTTCATGGGGTTCTGAAGTCACAGCATGGCTGCTCCTGGATTGACAGGAACATAGCACGGATGTACCACACAAG atttccgAGACAACCCAACCTGGCAGAAGACAAGCTGATTTATGATGGCAGACTGCTGAGCTACAGCGCCCACTTCACACCAGCTGTGAACAAAGTGCTCAGAGAGACTGGATTCCTACCAGAGCACAGCACACAATAG